The proteins below are encoded in one region of Alphaproteobacteria bacterium 33-17:
- a CDS encoding ribulose-phosphate 3-epimerase, giving the protein MNKIKISPSLLSCDFASLGEEVRAISEAGADYIHFDVMDGHFVPNITIGAEVVKAARKHSKLPFDVHLMISNPDHYIEEFARAGSDIITVHEEAVIHLDRTLAHIKSLGKKAGVSLVPSTPESTLEYVMDKVDLILVMTVNPGFGGQKFIDTMLPKIRNIRAMIEKTGRQIDLQVDGGINKDTAKLVIEAGADVLVAGSYIFGNKNYKDNIESLRA; this is encoded by the coding sequence ATGAATAAAATCAAAATTTCTCCTTCTCTTTTATCGTGTGATTTTGCAAGCCTTGGCGAAGAAGTAAGGGCTATTTCCGAAGCTGGTGCAGACTACATTCACTTTGACGTTATGGACGGTCATTTTGTACCAAATATTACCATTGGAGCTGAAGTTGTTAAGGCTGCCAGAAAGCATAGTAAGCTTCCATTTGATGTGCATCTTATGATCTCAAATCCTGATCATTATATTGAGGAATTTGCACGTGCAGGCTCTGACATTATCACAGTCCATGAAGAGGCAGTAATACACTTAGACCGTACACTTGCTCACATAAAATCTCTTGGTAAAAAAGCAGGTGTATCTTTAGTACCATCAACACCAGAATCAACATTAGAATATGTTATGGATAAAGTTGATTTAATTTTAGTCATGACAGTTAACCCTGGTTTTGGCGGGCAAAAATTCATTGATACCATGCTACCGAAAATTCGTAATATTCGGGCAATGATAGAAAAAACAGGAAGGCAAATTGACCTTCAGGTAGATGGCGGTATTAACAAAGATACGGCAAAACTTGTTATAGAGGCAGGGGCTGATGTATTAGTTGCAGGGTCTTACATTTTCGGAAATAAAAATTATAAAGATAATATCGAAAGCTTAAGAGCGTAA